A window of Candidatus Zixiibacteriota bacterium genomic DNA:
GAGTTGTTGATTTTATCAGGGCCTCGGAAAGAGGAGTTATCAAATAGTTAAAATTGGTTTAGTAGGCTGCGGTCACATGGGCGTTTTTCATGCCGCCAAGTTGGCCAAGACAAACGATGTCGATTTTATCGGCTGTTATGATGCTGTCTCCGAAAAAGCTGAAAAGACAGCCTCAAAATATAATTGCGCTTCATATAAATCGATAGCTGAAATTGCAGATGATGTTGAGGCTGTTCTTATAGCCGTCCCCACCCAAAATCATCTCGAATGTTCTCTTCCTTTTCTCGAAAAAGGCATTGCTGTTTTGGTTGAAAAACCGATTGCGTCGGATATCGGCTCGGCGGAAAAAATAGTAAAAACCGCTAATGAAAACAACGCTGTCCTTCAGGTTGGCCACAGCGAAAGGTTCAGTTCGGTTTATCGGGCAGTTCGGGAAAGGATTCTAAATCCCAGGTTTGTCGAAACTCATCGTTTAGCCCCATTTAAAGCGCGCGGTCATGATGTGGCGGTCATACTCGATTTGATGATTCACGATATCGACCTTCTGCTGGATTTAACCGGCGAAGAGCCAGCGATGATTGAAGCTGTCGGCGTGCCGGTTATAACCGATACCTTTGATATCGTTAATGCCCGCCTTACGTTTCCCTCCGGATGTGTGGCTAATATTACCTCAAGCAGAATATCAGTAAAAGAGATGCGCAAACTCAGGGTGTTTCAGGAATCCGGCTATATATCGATGGATATGGCATCGGCTAAACTGGAATCCTTCTCATTGGTTAACAGCGATTCC
This region includes:
- a CDS encoding Gfo/Idh/MocA family oxidoreductase — protein: MGVFHAAKLAKTNDVDFIGCYDAVSEKAEKTASKYNCASYKSIAEIADDVEAVLIAVPTQNHLECSLPFLEKGIAVLVEKPIASDIGSAEKIVKTANENNAVLQVGHSERFSSVYRAVRERILNPRFVETHRLAPFKARGHDVAVILDLMIHDIDLLLDLTGEEPAMIEAVGVPVITDTFDIVNARLTFPSGCVANITSSRISVKEMRKLRVFQESGYISMDMASAKLESFSLVNSDSPMAKKAGLFSRMKLPDGRLIVKDNIKVKQADNLQSEIDSFIGAIKGEHPPLVSGEDGLSALKVAKRIEELCMSYQSSL